A window of Pedobacter lusitanus contains these coding sequences:
- a CDS encoding glycoside hydrolase family 3 protein: MIQKRFFLILALLFIVAFSVQAQKKSYIQSLDDSNHWVDSVLHKLKKRHKIAQLFFVRAHTNKGQAFEDSVGHVIRKERIGGLVFFQGGPGRQAILTNKYQALARTPLLIASDGEWGLGMRLDSTISYPYQMALGAIQDKELIYKMGLEVARDYKRIGMQMNLAPDVDINNNAKNPIINYRSFGENKYNVALKAAAYMKGMQDGGLLVTLKHFPGHGDTDVDSHYDLPQLNFTKARLDSLEIYPFRELIREGAAGVMIAHMNIPSLDNTPKLPSTLSKPIVTGLLKGELGFRGLVVTDAMEMKGVVKNFKDGEADLMAVIAGNDILEISENSKRAIKLVRDAVRDGRISMDRIDESVRKILIAKYWAGVNKRDTVNTAHVAADVNRPESLALLQQLADASMTVLNGAGGIKALAGGKKTAIISIGTPGVTTFQRELGGFYKNSVFFSLEKNANANSVAKVVRELGMFDQVIIGIHDTRTRPGNGMELSGDLKMLISNMAAKNAVFALFANPYNLAALPGIEKAKSLVVAYQKEDYMQKAAAEVIENVKTGTGRLPVTVNNSFRFNSGL; encoded by the coding sequence ATGATTCAAAAACGGTTCTTCCTGATTTTAGCTCTGCTGTTCATTGTCGCTTTTTCTGTTCAGGCACAAAAAAAATCTTATATCCAAAGTCTGGATGATTCTAATCATTGGGTTGATTCAGTTCTTCATAAATTAAAGAAGCGGCATAAAATTGCCCAGTTGTTTTTTGTCAGAGCTCATACCAATAAAGGACAGGCATTTGAAGATTCTGTCGGACATGTAATCAGAAAAGAGCGTATAGGGGGGCTGGTTTTTTTTCAGGGTGGCCCTGGTAGACAGGCGATTCTGACCAATAAGTATCAGGCACTGGCACGTACCCCGCTATTAATAGCCTCAGATGGAGAATGGGGGCTGGGAATGCGTCTGGATAGTACAATTTCATATCCTTATCAAATGGCTCTCGGTGCTATACAGGATAAGGAGCTGATTTATAAAATGGGGCTGGAAGTAGCCCGTGACTATAAGAGAATTGGGATGCAGATGAATCTGGCTCCCGATGTTGATATTAATAACAATGCTAAAAATCCGATTATCAATTACAGATCTTTTGGCGAAAACAAATATAATGTAGCCCTAAAGGCTGCGGCCTACATGAAAGGAATGCAGGATGGAGGATTGCTGGTTACTTTAAAACACTTTCCTGGCCATGGTGATACAGATGTTGATTCTCATTATGATCTTCCGCAGCTTAATTTTACCAAAGCAAGATTAGATAGTCTGGAAATTTATCCTTTCAGAGAATTGATCAGGGAAGGTGCTGCCGGAGTGATGATCGCGCACATGAATATTCCTTCGCTTGATAATACCCCCAAACTACCTTCTACCTTATCTAAGCCGATCGTAACTGGTCTTCTTAAAGGAGAACTGGGTTTTAGAGGACTGGTTGTCACTGATGCGATGGAGATGAAAGGAGTAGTCAAGAATTTTAAGGATGGCGAAGCAGATTTGATGGCTGTTATTGCCGGTAATGATATTCTGGAGATTTCTGAAAACAGCAAAAGAGCAATTAAGCTGGTACGCGACGCGGTCAGAGATGGTAGAATCAGTATGGACAGAATTGATGAAAGTGTCCGTAAAATATTGATTGCCAAATATTGGGCAGGTGTAAATAAAAGAGATACGGTAAATACAGCACATGTAGCGGCTGATGTGAACAGACCTGAAAGCCTGGCTTTGTTACAGCAGCTGGCTGATGCGTCAATGACTGTACTCAATGGTGCCGGTGGTATTAAAGCGCTGGCCGGCGGGAAAAAAACAGCTATAATCAGTATTGGTACGCCAGGGGTAACGACATTTCAACGTGAACTGGGTGGCTTTTATAAGAATTCTGTGTTTTTTAGCCTCGAAAAAAATGCAAATGCTAACTCTGTTGCAAAAGTAGTCAGGGAACTGGGGATGTTTGATCAGGTAATTATAGGAATCCATGATACACGAACACGTCCGGGTAATGGAATGGAACTGAGTGGCGATTTGAAGATGCTGATCAGCAATATGGCTGCCAAAAATGCGGTTTTTGCTTTGTTTGCTAATCCTTATAATCTGGCTGCTCTCCCGGGAATAGAAAAAGCGAAGTCTTTGGTTGTAGCTTATCAGAAAGAGGACTATATGCAGAAGGCAGCTGCCGAGGTTATCGAAAATGTGAAAACCGGAACAGGTAGATTACCCGTTACTGTAAATAATAGCTTCAGGTTTAATTCCGGATTGTAA
- the hmpA gene encoding NO-inducible flavohemoprotein → MTDEQKRLITVTVPVLKENGVLLTTHFYKRMFTHNPELKNMFNMGNQQSGKQQTALAMAVLAYAENIANPMVLLPVVDRIGHKHTSLDIRPEHYMIVGNHLLESIKEVLGEAATPAIIDAWGAAYQQLASLMSGHEAKLYEKQTIKTNGWTGWRPFKVGKKNIESAEITSFYLYPTDGGHVPMHIPGQYLSVRTFLPDLNLNQARQYSISSAPNEEYYRISVKREKGQNLDANGLISNYLHDFVNEGDVIDLTSPAGNFILAENIAAPIVLISGGVGLTPLMSMLQSLTGKNHTQPITWLHGCRNKSVHAFKDQLDQITSTNSNVKQHTFYNVVTPEDIANGVMEGHLDISSILELHQHPDTNYFICGPSAFIQKQFQDLQAQGINKNAIFFEEFGPQLLQLN, encoded by the coding sequence ATGACTGACGAACAAAAACGACTGATTACAGTTACAGTACCAGTATTAAAAGAAAATGGCGTTTTATTGACTACACATTTTTACAAAAGGATGTTTACGCATAATCCAGAGCTAAAAAATATGTTTAACATGGGAAATCAGCAAAGTGGTAAACAACAGACTGCCCTGGCAATGGCTGTACTTGCCTATGCAGAGAATATAGCCAATCCGATGGTTCTGTTACCTGTAGTAGATCGCATCGGACATAAACATACCAGTTTAGATATCCGTCCAGAGCATTATATGATTGTAGGCAATCATTTACTGGAATCTATTAAAGAGGTTTTAGGCGAAGCTGCGACTCCGGCAATTATTGATGCCTGGGGGGCTGCTTATCAGCAACTGGCCAGCCTGATGTCCGGTCATGAAGCTAAACTTTATGAAAAGCAGACTATAAAAACAAATGGCTGGACGGGATGGAGACCATTTAAAGTGGGAAAGAAAAATATAGAGTCAGCAGAAATCACCTCTTTTTATCTTTATCCGACTGACGGTGGCCATGTTCCAATGCATATTCCTGGTCAGTATCTCAGTGTCCGTACCTTCCTGCCAGACCTGAACTTAAATCAGGCACGTCAATACAGTATTTCCAGTGCCCCTAATGAAGAATATTACCGCATCTCTGTTAAAAGAGAAAAAGGACAGAACCTGGATGCGAATGGGCTGATCAGTAATTATCTGCATGATTTTGTAAACGAAGGCGATGTGATAGATCTCACCTCTCCTGCCGGAAACTTCATCCTTGCTGAAAATATAGCAGCTCCAATTGTACTGATCAGTGGTGGCGTAGGCCTTACTCCTTTAATGAGCATGCTTCAAAGTCTTACCGGGAAAAACCATACCCAGCCTATTACCTGGCTCCATGGCTGCAGAAATAAATCAGTCCATGCCTTCAAAGATCAGTTAGATCAGATTACCAGTACCAATAGCAATGTAAAACAGCATACCTTCTACAACGTGGTTACTCCGGAAGATATAGCAAATGGTGTTATGGAAGGTCATCTGGACATCAGCAGTATCCTGGAATTACATCAGCATCCTGACACTAATTATTTCATCTGCGGTCCATCGGCTTTCATCCAGAAACAATTTCAGGATCTCCAGGCACAGGGAATAAACAAAAACGCGATCTTTTTTGAAGAGTTTGGTCCTCAATTACTCCAATTGAACTAA
- a CDS encoding RrF2 family transcriptional regulator, translated as MGIFSKTCEYAIRSVFFIAHRTAGQSGRVGIKEIAVGIDSPEPFLAKILQDLSRKGIVQSTKGPNGGFYLDDASLERPLSDIVAAVDGNDIFFGCGLGLKQCSEINPCPLHNEFKDIRNKIHLMLHETKIGEFNSELMNGMLSLKK; from the coding sequence ATGGGAATATTTTCAAAAACTTGTGAGTATGCAATCAGATCAGTTTTCTTTATTGCACACAGAACAGCCGGACAGAGCGGCAGAGTAGGCATTAAAGAAATTGCAGTAGGAATAGATTCACCAGAACCTTTCCTGGCAAAAATCTTACAGGATTTAAGTCGTAAGGGGATAGTTCAATCCACTAAAGGACCTAATGGCGGATTTTATTTAGACGACGCTTCTCTGGAGAGGCCTCTAAGTGATATAGTTGCCGCTGTAGATGGAAATGATATCTTTTTTGGGTGTGGTTTAGGACTTAAACAATGTTCCGAGATAAACCCATGTCCGCTTCACAACGAATTTAAGGATATCCGGAACAAAATACATCTCATGCTTCATGAGACCAAAATCGGAGAGTTCAATAGTGAACTGATGAATGGAATGCTTTCTTTAAAGAAATAA
- a CDS encoding thioredoxin family protein has protein sequence MKKLSLVLLATLAISTAGFAQKQKTAAAKTSVVKEEVKIYNPDADAKADITAAVAKAKKEKKHVFIQVGGNWCSWCIAFHHLVDNTPALKTYLNDHYETVLVNYSKENKNEAVMASLGYPGRFGYPVFVILDGDGEILHIQNSGYLEEGKGHSAKKVTEFLQGWTYEALDPATYAKDNSK, from the coding sequence ATGAAAAAACTATCATTAGTACTATTAGCCACACTGGCGATATCAACTGCGGGTTTTGCACAGAAACAAAAAACAGCCGCCGCTAAAACCAGCGTCGTTAAAGAAGAGGTAAAAATATATAATCCGGACGCCGATGCAAAGGCCGATATCACTGCCGCAGTCGCAAAGGCTAAAAAAGAGAAAAAACATGTGTTTATCCAGGTAGGCGGAAACTGGTGTTCATGGTGTATTGCTTTTCATCATTTAGTGGATAATACTCCGGCACTGAAAACGTATCTGAACGACCATTATGAAACCGTACTGGTTAATTATAGCAAAGAGAATAAAAATGAGGCTGTAATGGCAAGTCTTGGCTATCCAGGCCGTTTCGGTTATCCGGTTTTTGTTATACTTGACGGAGACGGAGAAATATTACACATACAGAATTCCGGTTACCTGGAAGAAGGGAAAGGACATAGTGCAAAAAAAGTTACAGAATTCCTTCAGGGCTGGACTTACGAAGCATTAGATCCTGCAACCTACGCCAAGGACAATTCGAAATAA
- a CDS encoding UvrD-helicase domain-containing protein, with translation MPQPLKILQASAGSGKTFSLTAHYLTLLLSGETRYREILAVTFTNKATEEMKTRIMEVLKGFATGDQEVEDYRILVLKAHPDLNTSTLQEKSARIYKRILHDYSRFSVSTIDGFVQKVIRGFAFELGLDSGYKLEMNFDKVKNELADKLDEQLDVNPQLLQWIIDLALDRISNNISWNYRSELTDLAGEIFKERYQPFDNAIQELMQHTDMNALFGNYQKDTRKQITHFQDMIRQLSVKAFQLFESSGINPDNLKGKSRSPLNNLKKIADEDFDLEKKEDFAKLESLAKLIDEPEEWFKPGSDTSLYDALNPVIRNLYHTYTDGLPAYILAQAFNKNLYYLRLMQEMAVLLKTYREESGSLLISDAQNLLKGITGDDDDNPAFIWEKTGSRYRHFLFDEFQDTSANQWGNFRPLLKNALAEANGQLIDHLIVGDVKQSIYRWRNGDWNILHQEAKKDIGSAYVTDSSLEENYRSTKNIINFNNILFRALPILMQKNINTTVEEQHTNLALSSWWEEKGFGHIITDVYAEAEQKLTPRTADGGTIDFNVLKTDENDTPLNKTSFRAEALRKMVETLKRLLIEEKRYQAGDACVLVRSNSEAIAVVDILMENNISVISGEALLLANNTAVKILIDTLMVMAGMPANTALYKANCISLYAQLQQRTLDPASLFNLKSKQLEELTDVLPAGLCKHWRSWMQQPLPELLEKLISAYGLNEKPHSNHLPYLFALRDLAGNIGRQGEKGITSFLKYWKEEGSRKTLPSSENTDAVQVITIHKSKGLAFKVVMIPFCNWDINGKINTVFWVPAANTPYHQLQSIPLKYTSSLGASAVAIPYYEELLYNNMDALNMLYVATTRTKEYLYISCLGKKAETVSTIGDLLIRIFEDQLTSEGRFLLEEEVIKKGGGGLSKHTGPEIINLNTYPLSERLSEVFNSDVRKKELDMLLNDNAGREGSILHEVLARAADTDEVDEVLGQMLTEGFFKEKEIADFKKQAVNVLQHQDLQNLLLNSTQSVNEKSIIDITGKSYRPDKVLFTADNDVIVIDYKFTKKQSRSHVKQVHGYRDLLQEMGYPKVSTYLFYATIGELILV, from the coding sequence ATGCCCCAACCTTTAAAAATATTACAAGCTTCTGCAGGGTCAGGTAAGACATTCAGCCTCACGGCACACTACTTAACACTCTTACTGTCTGGTGAAACCAGGTACAGGGAGATTCTTGCGGTTACCTTTACCAACAAGGCAACCGAAGAAATGAAAACCCGTATTATGGAAGTGTTAAAAGGCTTTGCTACGGGCGATCAGGAGGTGGAAGACTATAGAATACTTGTTTTAAAGGCGCATCCAGACTTAAATACATCCACATTACAGGAGAAATCTGCCAGAATTTATAAAAGAATACTACATGATTACAGCCGTTTTTCGGTGAGTACAATAGATGGTTTTGTCCAAAAAGTAATCCGGGGATTTGCGTTTGAACTGGGGCTGGACTCCGGCTATAAACTGGAGATGAATTTTGATAAAGTCAAAAACGAACTGGCAGATAAACTCGATGAGCAGTTAGATGTTAATCCGCAGTTACTGCAATGGATCATCGACCTGGCATTAGACAGAATCAGTAATAATATCAGCTGGAACTACAGATCTGAATTAACCGATCTGGCAGGGGAGATATTTAAAGAAAGGTATCAGCCATTTGATAATGCCATTCAGGAGCTGATGCAGCATACAGATATGAATGCGCTGTTTGGTAATTATCAAAAAGATACCAGGAAACAGATTACACATTTTCAGGATATGATCAGGCAGCTTTCTGTAAAAGCATTTCAGCTATTTGAATCCTCTGGAATAAATCCGGATAATCTGAAAGGAAAATCCAGATCTCCGCTGAATAACCTGAAGAAAATTGCAGATGAAGATTTTGATCTGGAAAAAAAAGAGGACTTCGCCAAACTTGAAAGTCTGGCTAAATTAATAGATGAACCTGAAGAATGGTTCAAACCCGGGTCTGATACCTCTTTGTATGATGCATTAAATCCGGTTATCCGTAATTTATATCATACTTATACAGATGGCCTGCCAGCTTATATTCTGGCCCAGGCCTTTAATAAAAACCTGTATTACCTGCGCCTGATGCAGGAGATGGCCGTCTTATTAAAAACATACCGCGAAGAAAGCGGAAGTTTACTGATCAGTGACGCACAAAATCTTTTAAAAGGAATTACAGGTGATGATGACGATAACCCGGCGTTTATCTGGGAAAAAACCGGCAGCCGTTACCGTCACTTTCTGTTTGATGAGTTTCAGGATACCTCTGCCAATCAATGGGGTAATTTCAGGCCCCTGCTGAAAAATGCACTGGCAGAAGCGAACGGTCAGCTCATTGATCATTTAATTGTAGGAGATGTCAAACAATCTATTTACAGATGGCGTAACGGAGATTGGAATATTCTTCATCAGGAAGCTAAAAAAGACATAGGAAGTGCCTATGTAACAGATTCCAGCCTGGAAGAGAACTACAGAAGCACTAAAAATATTATCAACTTTAATAATATTCTGTTCAGGGCATTGCCCATATTAATGCAGAAAAATATTAATACTACAGTAGAAGAGCAGCATACTAATCTGGCTTTAAGCAGCTGGTGGGAAGAGAAAGGCTTTGGTCATATTATTACAGATGTTTATGCAGAGGCTGAACAAAAACTTACACCCCGTACAGCAGATGGAGGGACAATCGATTTTAATGTTTTAAAAACAGATGAAAATGATACCCCGCTAAATAAAACCAGCTTCAGGGCAGAGGCGCTGCGAAAAATGGTTGAAACCCTTAAGCGGCTTTTGATAGAAGAAAAACGCTACCAGGCTGGCGATGCCTGTGTACTGGTACGCTCTAACTCAGAAGCGATTGCAGTGGTTGATATACTCATGGAGAACAACATCAGTGTCATTTCCGGAGAAGCACTGCTGCTGGCCAATAATACGGCTGTAAAAATATTGATTGATACCTTAATGGTGATGGCCGGAATGCCGGCTAATACAGCACTGTATAAAGCAAATTGTATAAGTTTATATGCGCAATTACAGCAGCGCACGTTAGACCCTGCGTCCCTGTTTAACCTTAAAAGCAAACAGCTCGAAGAGTTAACGGATGTATTGCCTGCCGGTTTGTGCAAACATTGGCGAAGCTGGATGCAGCAGCCCTTACCAGAACTGCTGGAGAAACTAATTTCAGCTTACGGCCTTAATGAAAAGCCTCATTCCAATCATCTGCCATATTTATTTGCTTTAAGAGATCTGGCTGGTAATATCGGGCGTCAGGGAGAAAAAGGAATTACCTCATTTTTGAAATACTGGAAAGAAGAAGGCAGCAGAAAGACTTTGCCTTCTTCAGAAAATACTGATGCTGTACAGGTTATTACGATTCATAAATCCAAAGGACTGGCTTTTAAAGTAGTCATGATTCCATTTTGTAACTGGGATATCAACGGTAAAATCAATACTGTATTCTGGGTTCCCGCTGCAAATACGCCATATCACCAGCTGCAGAGTATACCGCTGAAATATACATCTTCTCTTGGCGCATCGGCAGTTGCCATACCTTATTATGAAGAATTGCTTTATAATAATATGGATGCTTTAAATATGCTTTATGTAGCAACTACGCGGACAAAGGAGTATTTATATATCAGCTGTCTGGGCAAAAAAGCTGAAACAGTCAGTACGATTGGTGATTTGTTAATCAGGATATTTGAAGATCAGCTTACTTCAGAAGGAAGATTCCTGCTGGAAGAAGAAGTGATAAAAAAGGGTGGCGGAGGTTTATCAAAACATACCGGTCCTGAAATTATCAATCTGAACACCTATCCTTTATCAGAAAGGCTCAGTGAGGTCTTTAACAGTGATGTCAGAAAGAAAGAACTGGACATGCTGTTGAATGATAATGCAGGCCGTGAGGGTAGTATTTTGCATGAAGTACTGGCCCGTGCAGCTGATACAGATGAAGTGGATGAAGTTTTGGGTCAGATGCTGACGGAAGGTTTTTTCAAAGAAAAGGAGATTGCAGACTTTAAAAAGCAGGCGGTTAATGTTTTGCAGCATCAGGATCTCCAGAATCTGTTATTAAACAGTACTCAAAGTGTAAATGAAAAGAGTATTATTGACATTACAGGTAAAAGTTACCGTCCTGATAAGGTCTTATTTACTGCAGATAACGATGTCATTGTAATTGATTATAAGTTTACCAAAAAACAAAGCCGCAGTCATGTGAAGCAAGTACATGGTTACCGCGATCTTTTACAGGAGATGGGTTATCCAAAAGTAAGCACTTATTTATTTTATGCCACCATAGGCGAATTGATTCTGGTATAA
- a CDS encoding PD-(D/E)XK nuclease family protein has product MKAFLKEVAEDLADRFGNKLHNAAVIFNNKRPVSYLQHHLADTIGKPFWSPSFFTIQEFFALSTDLLVADGFTQFFTLHQQYNELLKAEGAKEINPDVFYPIARIILSDFAQIDNDLVNANQLFEELEDIAVIEKEFQHLTTEQQTFLEQFWTSFSTGKQKNHQEQFIRMWRRMPKLYRGFHDALAEKGLTSMAHVYRKLANGTAGKPGFIDDFAEGKLVFAGFNALSNAEAVIFKRWNEAEKALFYFDTDTYYMEDDTQEAGLFLRKNIQKLGLPNALGQSKALIKAEKKEIKVYKTQGQTAQAKILQKELEEDYPILDAADNAGKIALILADESLLLPVLQTIPTHYDAAGKKNEVELNVTMGYPLLATSIFGLADIWLSVQSQLAGGKKDTVNHREVEAFLSHPLVGISQEIRNKLQLEILAKQLIEVDIPLLQRSGELASLFFTKRNTGSSAIVNLQEVFKLVLTQQVEEKTLKQTEVDLFIATIKELNRLHDTLTEFAARLPLPFVLSLIQKAVQGIAVPLSGEPLQGVQVMGLLESRSLDFDHVYILGVNEGILPQVSASPSFIPDSIRRAYGLPVIENQDAISAYMFYRLLQRSRKISLVYNGQTDEDTTGEPSRFLRQLEFESGHHFTYFDQSQAVATEHLVTRDIKKEGEVLKRLEAYLDLKDPSVRLSATALTTYLNCPVQFFYKYIAKIEEPKELSENLEANYIGSMLHFVLEKFYEELKEESPYITRERIIEQRKNMDRLTRTAFVKVMFDDEEHVLQANGMQQVVLAIVEEYANVILDHDEKEAPFSIIGLESKDEIYFKLHVAGVERQITLHGIIDRVDQRNGVTRVVDYKTGRDELQYSSLEEIFDRETDKQNKALIQTLFYTYVYEQSRGISGMEPNLYLIRKMRKEGTLFSFYGEKRKKIQLQAEHLESLKLDFSRLLREKLEELFNPETPFIHTTLADNCTYCPYLSLCGK; this is encoded by the coding sequence ATGAAAGCATTTTTAAAAGAAGTAGCAGAAGATTTAGCAGACAGATTTGGTAACAAACTGCATAATGCTGCCGTGATCTTTAACAATAAGCGACCAGTATCTTATTTGCAGCATCATCTGGCAGATACAATCGGCAAACCTTTCTGGAGTCCTTCGTTTTTTACGATACAGGAGTTTTTTGCTTTGTCTACCGATTTGCTGGTTGCCGATGGCTTTACTCAGTTTTTTACACTGCATCAGCAATATAATGAACTGCTTAAAGCAGAAGGAGCTAAAGAGATTAATCCTGATGTCTTTTATCCCATTGCAAGAATTATACTGAGTGATTTTGCACAAATAGATAATGATCTGGTCAATGCTAACCAGTTATTTGAAGAACTCGAAGACATCGCGGTCATTGAGAAAGAATTTCAGCACCTGACCACAGAACAGCAAACTTTTCTGGAACAGTTCTGGACTTCTTTTTCTACAGGAAAACAGAAAAATCACCAGGAGCAGTTTATCCGGATGTGGCGCAGGATGCCTAAGTTATATCGTGGGTTTCATGATGCCCTGGCAGAAAAAGGATTGACTTCTATGGCTCATGTTTACCGGAAACTGGCTAACGGAACTGCCGGAAAGCCGGGGTTTATTGATGATTTTGCGGAAGGTAAACTGGTTTTTGCCGGTTTTAATGCTTTAAGCAATGCCGAAGCAGTAATTTTCAAGCGATGGAATGAAGCTGAAAAAGCACTTTTCTATTTTGATACCGATACCTACTATATGGAAGATGATACCCAGGAAGCGGGATTATTTCTCCGGAAAAATATACAGAAACTCGGTTTACCCAATGCACTCGGACAGAGCAAAGCCCTGATTAAAGCAGAGAAAAAAGAAATCAAAGTTTATAAAACACAGGGACAGACAGCGCAGGCAAAGATTCTGCAAAAGGAACTGGAAGAAGATTATCCAATACTGGATGCTGCTGACAATGCCGGTAAGATTGCGCTGATCCTTGCAGATGAAAGTTTGCTGCTGCCGGTTTTACAGACTATTCCTACCCATTATGATGCTGCAGGTAAAAAAAATGAGGTAGAGCTTAACGTCACAATGGGGTATCCACTATTGGCTACCTCTATTTTCGGTCTGGCTGATATCTGGCTATCGGTACAGTCACAGCTTGCCGGCGGGAAAAAGGACACCGTAAATCACAGGGAAGTAGAAGCCTTTTTATCACATCCGCTGGTTGGGATTTCACAGGAAATCCGAAATAAGCTGCAACTGGAAATCCTGGCGAAACAGCTGATAGAGGTAGATATACCCTTATTACAACGTTCAGGTGAACTAGCCTCGCTGTTTTTTACCAAAAGAAATACAGGTTCTTCGGCAATCGTAAATCTTCAGGAGGTTTTTAAATTGGTTCTGACACAGCAGGTAGAAGAAAAAACACTGAAACAGACCGAGGTCGATTTATTTATTGCTACGATCAAAGAATTAAACAGGCTGCATGATACGCTGACAGAATTCGCGGCGCGTTTACCTTTACCTTTTGTTTTATCACTGATTCAAAAAGCTGTACAGGGTATTGCAGTCCCTTTAAGTGGAGAACCTCTTCAGGGAGTGCAGGTAATGGGTTTACTCGAAAGCAGGAGTCTGGACTTTGACCATGTTTATATACTGGGTGTAAATGAAGGCATACTGCCGCAGGTCAGTGCTTCCCCAAGTTTTATTCCTGATAGTATCAGAAGGGCTTATGGGTTGCCGGTAATTGAAAATCAGGATGCGATATCTGCCTATATGTTTTACCGGCTGCTGCAGCGTTCGAGAAAAATAAGCCTGGTTTATAATGGGCAGACAGATGAGGATACTACAGGTGAACCCAGTAGGTTTTTAAGGCAGCTGGAGTTTGAAAGCGGTCATCACTTTACTTATTTTGATCAGTCGCAGGCCGTTGCCACAGAACATCTGGTTACGAGGGATATTAAAAAAGAGGGGGAGGTTTTAAAACGCCTGGAAGCCTATCTGGATCTGAAAGATCCTTCGGTCAGACTTTCTGCAACTGCACTGACTACCTATCTGAATTGTCCTGTTCAGTTTTTCTATAAATACATAGCGAAAATAGAAGAGCCTAAAGAGCTCTCAGAGAATCTGGAGGCAAATTATATCGGATCAATGCTCCATTTTGTGCTGGAGAAATTCTACGAGGAACTGAAGGAGGAAAGTCCTTATATCACCAGGGAACGGATTATAGAACAGCGTAAAAACATGGACCGGTTAACCCGAACTGCTTTTGTGAAAGTTATGTTTGATGATGAAGAACATGTTTTGCAGGCAAACGGAATGCAGCAGGTTGTACTGGCTATTGTTGAAGAATATGCAAATGTGATTCTGGATCATGATGAAAAAGAAGCCCCTTTCTCTATTATCGGGCTGGAAAGCAAGGATGAGATTTATTTTAAGCTGCATGTAGCTGGCGTAGAAAGGCAGATTACTTTACATGGAATTATTGACAGGGTAGATCAGAGGAATGGAGTGACACGGGTTGTCGATTACAAAACAGGAAGGGATGAACTTCAGTATTCTTCACTCGAAGAGATTTTTGATCGGGAAACAGATAAACAGAATAAAGCGCTGATACAAACTCTTTTTTATACCTATGTCTATGAGCAGTCCAGGGGAATAAGCGGGATGGAGCCTAATTTATATCTGATCCGCAAGATGAGGAAAGAAGGTACATTATTTAGCTTTTACGGGGAAAAAAGAAAGAAGATTCAGTTGCAGGCTGAACATCTGGAAAGTCTGAAGCTGGATTTCAGCCGTTTATTAAGAGAAAAACTGGAAGAATTGTTTAATCCGGAAACCCCTTTTATACACACAACATTAGCCGATAATTGCACATATTGTCCTTATTTGTCCCTTTGCGGGAAGTAG